GGCGGCTTTTGGCGGTGTTAACGGAGCATTTCATCACGGCGCCGATTTCTTCAAACGTCATTTCCCCCTTCACCTTCAGATAAAACGTCTCGCGCTGTTGAGGGGGGAGTTCACGAAGGGCCTCTTCGAGGAACGAATCGAGCTGGGCGCCGGCGGCTCCTTCCAGAGGGCCAGGGTTGTTGCCCGCCTGCCTGATCTCCAGCGGTTTCTCCTCGTCGACAAAAATCGAGTCGATCCCCGGCGCCCTCTTGTTTTTTCGCGCGGTGTCGATACAGGTATTTCTGCAAACGGTGAAAAGCCAGGCGCGGAACGAAACATCGGTCCGAAATGAATCCCTCTTTTCAATGATCTTGAAAAAGACATCCTGAAAAAGCTCTTCGGCGCTTTGACGGTTTCCAACCGACTTGAGGATCAGCGAAAAAATCGGCGCCTGGTAGCGTTTGAGGAGGAGGTCGAAGGCGGAATGGTCCCCTCCCTTAAAACGCGCAAAAAGGGCCTCGTCGTCGGCCGATTCGTTGTTGATTACCGATAATTCCTTTTCACTCATGAGAAAACGCCGGATTCTAAAAAATAGGTTTAAATTCAGGTTCTTTTGCATTATTAAGGCGACAAGATTCAAAATTGCAATCTCTTTTGTCCGGCGTATAATAAACGCCGGTTGCGCCCAAGCTAACCCAAGGAGGTTCCCATGAGAGTCGTTTCCCAACTTTCCATATTCCTCGAAAACAGGCCGGGCGCCTTTGCCCGTGTCTGCGCCGAATTTGCCAAAAGAGGGGTGAATATGCAGGCAGTGATGGTGGAGGACGCCGTCGATCATGCCGTGATCCGAATGGTGGTCGACAAGGTGAAAAAGGCAAAGGATATTCTGGAAGATCACGGCGCCATTTCGATGGAAAACGAAATTCTGGCCGTCGATATGTCCAACCGTCCCGGCGAATTTGT
The window above is part of the Deltaproteobacteria bacterium genome. Proteins encoded here:
- a CDS encoding sigma-70 family RNA polymerase sigma factor, with the translated sequence MQKNLNLNLFFRIRRFLMSEKELSVINNESADDEALFARFKGGDHSAFDLLLKRYQAPIFSLILKSVGNRQSAEELFQDVFFKIIEKRDSFRTDVSFRAWLFTVCRNTCIDTARKNKRAPGIDSIFVDEEKPLEIRQAGNNPGPLEGAAGAQLDSFLEEALRELPPQQRETFYLKVKGEMTFEEIGAVMKCSVNTAKSRLRYAAETLRGIFGKRGYLK
- a CDS encoding ACT domain-containing protein; this translates as MRVVSQLSIFLENRPGAFARVCAEFAKRGVNMQAVMVEDAVDHAVIRMVVDKVKKAKDILEDHGAISMENEILAVDMSNRPGEFVKVAQKLAKAMINMDYAYGSAPAGAKGKVTLFVRVPDPNA